CAGACGATGCCGTGGCGGTCGAAATCCGGATCATTGCCCCAGGCGATGTCGAAACGCCCGGCCATGGCGATCAGATTGGCCATGGCATAGGGCGATGAGCAATCCATGCGGATCTTTCCGTCCCCGTCGAGCGGCATGAAGGCAAAGGTCGGGTCGGTGTGCGCGTTGACCACGTCCAGGTTCAATCCGTACCGCTCCGCGATCGGGGCCCAGTAATGGATCCCCGACCCCCCCAGCGGGTCCACGCCGATTTTGAGGCCCGCGCCGCGAACGGCATCCATATCGACGACCTCGTCCAACGCGTCGACAAACGGGGTGATGAAATCCATGAAAGCGGTGGTTTCAGCTTGAAGGGCCTTTCGGTAGGGCAACCGTTTGATGGCCTCGGGGTGCTCGTCCTTGATGGCGTTGGCCCTTGCCTGGATCCAGGCCGTTATATCGACATCAGCCGGCCCCCCTTGGGGCGGGTTGTACTTGAAGCCACCGTCCTCCGGGGGATTGTGGGAGGGCGTAATCACGATCCCGTCGGCCGGTGGACCTTGCCTGCGCCGGTTCTGCTCCAGGATCAGGAATGAGATTACCGGTGTCGGCGTGTATTCCCGGCGGTCGTGAAGCCTCAGCTGAACCCCGTTCCCGGCCAGCACCTCCACGGCCGTGCGGTAGGCAGGTTCGGAAAGGGCATGGGTGTCCACCCCGAGAAAAAGCGGGCCGGTGATGCCGTTCTGTAGACGGTATTCGCAGATGGCTTGGGCGATGGCGGCGATCAGCGGTTCGTTGAAGGTCCCGCTCGTGGACGATCCCCGATGGCCCGAGGTGCCGAAGGACACCTTTCCTGTCGCCTCTTCCGTGTAATAAGCCGAAACCAGCGCGGGTACGTCGATCAGCATGGATCGCGGCGCCGGCCGGCCGGCCAAGGGATGGTTCGTCATGGTTCAACTCCTGTGTGCGGGCTGCAAGCTCATTTCCATCTGGAAATGGCCCTTCTTGCCAATCTCGGCGTCAATTTGCACGTTTGCTTGTGCGGGAAGCAATGGATCGCCTCCTTACAAACGCTTGACTTCCTCGGTATCGGCCAAGCCGGGACGAACCGAAAGCCCGAAGCCGTTGAAAAAATCCCCATCTCCGGATAGGCGCCAGACGTAAAATATTCAGGAGACATCCTCAAGAATTTTTCTTTACGGCCAACCCCTGAAGCTTAGCAAACGGGCTGTGTGTCAGTTTCGTATCTGCGCTCTGACCCGCCTCGGCACCGCCGCCTTCGACATAGTCAAGATAGCGGCGATGCTCATTTTCATGACAATACACACAGAGATTCTCCCAATTGCTCCCATCGACCGGGTTGTTGTCATGGTTGTGATCTTTGTGATGAACGGTCAGCAAGTGCAGATTCTTGCGGGTGAACTCCCGGCCGCAACGGGCGCAGATCCACGGATGGATTTTCAGGGACTGCTCGCGGTAACCCTTTTCCCGCTCGGCCGCGGCCTTGCGGGCCTCCGCTATGGCACGCCTCATCTTCTCTTCATCGACGCCGCCGCCTGGCTTTCGGGAACCGCTTGTCGTGCTTGCCATGGTTTTCTTCCTTGCACTTTGGAACGATCTCATTTCATTTTGGGAAGCCGTTCTTTTCTTCGAAGCCTCCCTTTTACCCACGAATAGCATGTCTCCGTCAAAGCTTCAAGCCATAAAGGCTCCCCAGCCGGGCCAGCCAAACCGATCGGGTTGACACGGGATGCACTTCCAGGCTAGCATTATGCTCACAGGCTCAAAATAAAACGCGCGAGGAACCCTATGCCCCGTCCCAGAAAACGACGATTCGTCCAACATCCCCCCGTCGTGACCGGTTTCCTTCCGAACAGCGTTCCGCCCTGGGGGCGCTGCGAGGTCCTCCTGACGCTCGAAGGACTCGAGGCCTTGCGCCTGAGCGACTTCGAGGGACTCGACCAGGAGACGGCCGCTGCAAAGATGAACGTTTCGCGTCAGACCTTCGGCCGCATCCTGGCCGAGGCCAG
The nucleotide sequence above comes from Desulfatiglans anilini DSM 4660. Encoded proteins:
- the pgm gene encoding phosphoglucomutase (alpha-D-glucose-1,6-bisphosphate-dependent) is translated as MTNHPLAGRPAPRSMLIDVPALVSAYYTEEATGKVSFGTSGHRGSSTSGTFNEPLIAAIAQAICEYRLQNGITGPLFLGVDTHALSEPAYRTAVEVLAGNGVQLRLHDRREYTPTPVISFLILEQNRRRQGPPADGIVITPSHNPPEDGGFKYNPPQGGPADVDITAWIQARANAIKDEHPEAIKRLPYRKALQAETTAFMDFITPFVDALDEVVDMDAVRGAGLKIGVDPLGGSGIHYWAPIAERYGLNLDVVNAHTDPTFAFMPLDGDGKIRMDCSSPYAMANLIAMAGRFDIAWGNDPDFDRHGIVCSSGLMNPNHYLSVAIWYLLQNRSRWRKDLAVGKTLVSSSMIDRVVAALGRRLYEVPVGFKWFVSGLLDGSLAFGGEESAGAAFLRRDGSVWVTDKDGFCMTLLAAEIMARTGRSPDEIYRDKLVADHGATFYNRVDTPITEAEKAVLKRLEPGSIDAGHVAGIAVQKVLTRAPGNDAPIGGVKVVLEDGSWFAIRPSGTEPKMKVYIESFGGEALWERIYAEALPLVFSRSR
- a CDS encoding YajD family HNH nuclease; protein product: MRRAIAEARKAAAEREKGYREQSLKIHPWICARCGREFTRKNLHLLTVHHKDHNHDNNPVDGSNWENLCVYCHENEHRRYLDYVEGGGAEAGQSADTKLTHSPFAKLQGLAVKKNS
- a CDS encoding DUF134 domain-containing protein, producing MPRPRKRRFVQHPPVVTGFLPNSVPPWGRCEVLLTLEGLEALRLSDFEGLDQETAAAKMNVSRQTFGRILAEARRTVAEALVLGKTLHIDGGDFQLPPHSLGRHRRRGGNG